The DNA segment TCCTGCCGGACCCGAAGTTCGGTGATCTGAAAGTGGCGAAATTCGTGAACATGATCATGAAGAGCGGCAAGAAGTCGGTCGCCGAGGGCATCCTCTACGGCGCACTCGACATCCTCGCCGAGAAAGGCAAGGGCGACCCGGTCGAGCTGATGGGCGCTGCGCTGGATAACGTCAGCCCGGCGGTCGAGGTGAAGTCTCGCCGTGTCGGCGGTGCGACCTACCAGGTGCCCGTCGAAGTGCGTCCCGTGCGCCGTAACACTCTGGCCATGCGCTGGATCATCGACGCGGCGCGCAAGCGCGGCGAGAAGTCCATGACCCAGAAGCTGGCAGGCGAGCTGTTCGATGCCACCGAGAACCGCGGCGCTGCGGCGAAAAAGCGTGAAGACACGCACCGCATGGCCGAGGCCAACAAGGCGTTTGCCCACTACCGCTGGTAGCGTTGGCGCGCAGTCTGGAATCTTGTCTTGTCCCGCAGCACACCCATTGAGCGCTACCGAAACATCGGCATCATGGCGCACATCGACGCGGGCAAGACCACGACGACCGAGCGGATTCTGTTCTACACGGGCGTCAACCACAAGATCGGTGAAGTCCACGATGGCGCTGCCACGATGGACTGGATGGAGCAGGAGCAGGAACGCGGGATCACGATAACGTCCGCGGCAACCACCTGCTTCTGGACCGGGTCGGCGCAGCAGTTCGACCAGCACCGCATCAACATCATCGACACGCCAGGGCACGTCGACTTCACCATCGAAGTCGAGCGCTCGTTGCGCGTGCTCGACGGCGCGGTCTTTGTGCTCTCGTCGGTCGACGGCGTGCAGCCGCAGTCCGAGACCGTCTGGCGGCAGGCCAACAAGTACGGCGTGCCGCGCATGGCCTTCGTCAACAAGATGGACCGCGTCGGCGCGAACTACGAGTACGTGGTCGACAGCCTGACGCAGCGCCTCGGTGCCAACCCGGTGCCGGTGCAGTGGCCGATCGGTGAAGAGGACGATTTCGTCGGTGTGGTCGACCTGATCACGATGACGGCCTACACCTGGTCCGACGAGGACATGGGCGCGCAGTTCGCCACCGGCCCTGTGCCGGATCACCTCAGCGACGTCTGCGGACTCTGGCGCGAGCGCATGGTCGAAGCCGCCGCCGACGGCAGCGAGGCGCTGACCGAGAAATACCTCGAGGACGGCGACCTCGGTGCCGAGGACATCATCGAGGGCTTGCGCCTTCGCACCCTGAACCTCGACATCGTGCCGGTCACCTGCGGCACCGCGTTCAAGAACAAGGGCGTTCAGACGCTGCTCGACCGGGTCATCGACCTGATGCCGTCGCCGCTCGACGTGCCTCCGATCCGCGGTCTGGTCGACGACACCGAAGACGAGCGTCCCGCGGACGACGATGCGCCCTTTGCCGCGCTGGCCTTCAAGATCGCAACCGACCCGTTCGTCGGTTCGCTGACCTTCATGCGGGTCTATTCGGGCGTGCTGAAGTCCGGCGATGCCGTTTTCAATTCGGTCAAGGGCAAGCGCGAGCGCATCGGTCGGCTGTTGCAGATGCACGCGAGTTCGCGTGAAGAAATCAAGGAAGTGCGGGCGGGGGACATCGCCGCGGCGGTCGGGTTGAAAGACGTGACCACCGGCGAAACGCTCTGCGCGATGGACAAGAAGATCGTGCTCGAGCGCATGGAGTTTCCCGAGCCGGTGATCTCCGTCGCCGTTGAGCCGAAGTCGCAGGCCGACCAGGACAAGATGGCGGTCGCGCTCGGGCGTCTGGCGCAGGAAGACCCGTCGTTTCGGGTGCACACGGACGAGGAATCGGGGCAGACGATCATCTCCGGGATGGGCGAATTGCACCTGGAAATCCTGGTCGACCGCATGAAGCGCGAGTTCAACGTCGATGCGTCCGTGGGCAAACCGCAGGTGGCCTACCGCGAGACGATCGGTCAGCAGACCGAAGTCGAAGGCAAGTTCGTGCGGCAGACCGGCGGGCGCGGGCAGTTCGGCCACGTGTGGTTACGTCTCGAACCGCAAGCGGCAGGCGAGGGCTACGCCTTCGAGAACGCGATTACCGGCGGTGTCGTGCCCAAGGAGTACATCCCCGCCGTCGACCGCGGGGTACAGGAGCAGATGCAAAGCGGCGTGTTGCTGGGCTTCCCGGTGGTCGACGTCAAGGTCACCTTGTTCGACGGGTCCTACCACGACGTCGATTCGAGCGAGATGGCATTCAAGATTGCCGGGTCGATGGGGTTTCGCGACGGCGTCGAGCAGGCGTCGCCGAAGCTGCTCGAGCCGGTCATGGCAGTCGAAGTCGAGACGCCCGAAGCGTACATGGGCGACGTTATCGGCGACCTGAACCGTCGGCGCGGGCTGGTGTCCGGCATGACCGACTCACCGTCGGGCAGCAAGCAGGTGGCCGCCGAAGTGCCGCTGGCGGAGATGTTCGGGTACGCGACCGACCTGCGCTCGGCGACGCAGGGGCGGGCTTCGTACAGCATGGAATTCGCGCGTTACGCCGAGGCGCCCAAGAACGTGGTGGACGCGTTGTCGCACCGATGAACAACCGCGCACCCGGGCGGCACACCGACCCGGCGGCGCACCGCAGGATCTGACCGTTTTTTTGAGAGGACATCACAGTGTCAAAGGAAAAATTCGAACGCACGAAGCCGCACGTAAACGTGGGCACGATAGGCCACGTTGACCACGGCAAGACGACGCTGACGGCGGCGTTGACGGTGGTACAGGGCAAGAAGTTTGGCGGCGAGCAGCGTGCGTTTGACCAGATCGACAACGCGCCGGAAGAGAAGGCGCGCGGCATCACGATTGCGACCTCGCACGTGGAGTACGAGTCCGAGTCGCGTCACTACGCGCACGTTGACTGCCCGGGTCACGCCGACTATGTGAAGAACATGATCACGGGAGCGGCGCAGATGGACGGCGCGATTCTGGTGTGTTCAGCGGCGGACGGCCCGATGCCGCAGACGCGCGAGCACATTCTGTTGGCTCGCCAGGTGGGTGTGCCGTACATCGTGGTGTTTCTGAACAAGGCGGACATGGTCGACGACGAGGAGCTGCTTGAGCTCGTCGAGATGGAGATCCGCGAGCTGCTGGACACCTACGAGTTTCCGGGCGACGACACGCCGATCGTGACGGGTTCGGCGCTGAAGGCGCTCGAGGGCGACGAGGGTGCGCTGGGTGGCGAGGCGATCGCGAAGCTGATCGAAGCACTGGACACCTACATTCCGCAGCCGGAGCGTCCGGTCGACAAGCCGTTCCTGCTGCCGATCGAGGACGTGTTCTCGATTTCGGGCCGCGGTACGGTGGTCACGGGCCGCGTTGAGCGTGGTCTGGTGAAGGTCGGTGAAGAGGTCGAGATCGTCGGTATCAAGGAGACGCAGAAGACCACGGTCACGGGCGTTGAGATGTTCCGCAAGCTGCTCGACCAGGGCGAGGCGGGCGACAACGTTGGCGTGCTGCTGCGCGGCACGAAGCGTGACGAAGTGGAGCGTGGTCAGGTGCTGTGCCACGTGGGCACGATCACGCCGCACACCAAGTTCGAAGCCGAAGTGTACGTGCT comes from the Pseudomonadota bacterium genome and includes:
- the tuf gene encoding elongation factor Tu, whose protein sequence is MSKEKFERTKPHVNVGTIGHVDHGKTTLTAALTVVQGKKFGGEQRAFDQIDNAPEEKARGITIATSHVEYESESRHYAHVDCPGHADYVKNMITGAAQMDGAILVCSAADGPMPQTREHILLARQVGVPYIVVFLNKADMVDDEELLELVEMEIRELLDTYEFPGDDTPIVTGSALKALEGDEGALGGEAIAKLIEALDTYIPQPERPVDKPFLLPIEDVFSISGRGTVVTGRVERGLVKVGEEVEIVGIKETQKTTVTGVEMFRKLLDQGEAGDNVGVLLRGTKRDEVERGQVLCHVGTITPHTKFEAEVYVLGKDEGGRHTPFFNGYRPQFYFRTTDVTGAVELPEGTEMVMPGDNVKVSVELIAPIAMEDGLRFAIREGGRTVGAGVVAKIFE
- the rpsG gene encoding 30S ribosomal protein S7 — translated: MSRRRESQQRAILPDPKFGDLKVAKFVNMIMKSGKKSVAEGILYGALDILAEKGKGDPVELMGAALDNVSPAVEVKSRRVGGATYQVPVEVRPVRRNTLAMRWIIDAARKRGEKSMTQKLAGELFDATENRGAAAKKREDTHRMAEANKAFAHYRW
- the fusA gene encoding elongation factor G; the protein is MSRSTPIERYRNIGIMAHIDAGKTTTTERILFYTGVNHKIGEVHDGAATMDWMEQEQERGITITSAATTCFWTGSAQQFDQHRINIIDTPGHVDFTIEVERSLRVLDGAVFVLSSVDGVQPQSETVWRQANKYGVPRMAFVNKMDRVGANYEYVVDSLTQRLGANPVPVQWPIGEEDDFVGVVDLITMTAYTWSDEDMGAQFATGPVPDHLSDVCGLWRERMVEAAADGSEALTEKYLEDGDLGAEDIIEGLRLRTLNLDIVPVTCGTAFKNKGVQTLLDRVIDLMPSPLDVPPIRGLVDDTEDERPADDDAPFAALAFKIATDPFVGSLTFMRVYSGVLKSGDAVFNSVKGKRERIGRLLQMHASSREEIKEVRAGDIAAAVGLKDVTTGETLCAMDKKIVLERMEFPEPVISVAVEPKSQADQDKMAVALGRLAQEDPSFRVHTDEESGQTIISGMGELHLEILVDRMKREFNVDASVGKPQVAYRETIGQQTEVEGKFVRQTGGRGQFGHVWLRLEPQAAGEGYAFENAITGGVVPKEYIPAVDRGVQEQMQSGVLLGFPVVDVKVTLFDGSYHDVDSSEMAFKIAGSMGFRDGVEQASPKLLEPVMAVEVETPEAYMGDVIGDLNRRRGLVSGMTDSPSGSKQVAAEVPLAEMFGYATDLRSATQGRASYSMEFARYAEAPKNVVDALSHR